One genomic segment of Aquipluma nitroreducens includes these proteins:
- a CDS encoding 4Fe-4S binding protein, with protein sequence MAYKISEECIACGTCIDECPVEAISEGDIYKIDADLCTDCGSCAEVCPVDAISVAE encoded by the coding sequence ATGGCTTATAAAATTTCAGAAGAATGTATTGCATGTGGTACTTGCATTGACGAATGTCCTGTAGAAGCGATTTCTGAGGGAGATATCTATAAAATTGATGCAGATCTTTGTACTGATTGCGGATCATGCGCCGAAGTTTGTCCGGTTGATGCAATTTCAGTTGCAGAGTAA
- the tnpB gene encoding IS66 family insertion sequence element accessory protein TnpB (TnpB, as the term is used for proteins encoded by IS66 family insertion elements, is considered an accessory protein, since TnpC, encoded by a neighboring gene, is a DDE family transposase.): MFSLTSSMRYYLYSYPTDMRRSFYTLSGMVTNQMGRNVQDGDVYIFINRPCTSMKILHLECGGLVIYHMKLESGSFKLPVFDESTNTFQASWQELMLMVQGTSPDGKMNKKRWEKPSKQ; encoded by the coding sequence ATGTTCAGCCTCACTTCGTCAATGCGGTATTACCTGTATTCGTACCCAACGGATATGCGCCGGAGTTTTTACACCCTGAGCGGAATGGTGACCAACCAGATGGGGCGCAACGTGCAGGACGGGGATGTTTATATCTTTATCAACCGCCCGTGTACCAGCATGAAAATCCTGCACTTGGAATGCGGTGGTTTGGTGATCTATCACATGAAACTGGAATCGGGCAGTTTTAAACTACCGGTTTTTGATGAAAGTACCAATACGTTTCAAGCCAGCTGGCAGGAGTTGATGCTGATGGTACAGGGTACCTCACCGGATGGAAAAATGAATAAAAAAAGATGGGAAAAACCTTCGAAACAGTAG
- a CDS encoding IS3 family transposase, whose protein sequence is MKTNFSHIGLAKLCGWFGLTRQAYYQNGWKGMEVSIEEDILLSEVSKIREGHKRMGTRKLHDKLCKFMIDHQIKMGRDALFDLLSSNHMLVRKRTRRIQTTQSHHWLRKYKNLIRGFVPTGPNQLWVSDITYWKINGIYVYISFITDAFSRKVVGYHVALSLETVETIEALKMALSELILGPNIQLNLIHHSDRGVQYCCNEYVRLLNENHIQISMTENGDPLENAIAERLNGILKDEYLNDSPVKSIYEARLLLAKSVRLYVSIR, encoded by the coding sequence ATGAAGACTAATTTTTCACACATAGGCCTTGCCAAGCTATGTGGATGGTTTGGTTTAACCAGGCAGGCATACTATCAAAATGGATGGAAAGGTATGGAAGTTAGCATAGAAGAAGATATATTGCTATCAGAAGTCTCAAAAATCCGGGAAGGCCACAAAAGAATGGGTACACGTAAGTTGCATGACAAGCTTTGTAAGTTTATGATAGACCATCAAATCAAGATGGGCCGGGATGCTTTATTTGACTTGTTGTCATCAAACCACATGCTTGTAAGAAAAAGGACGAGGCGGATACAGACCACCCAGTCGCATCATTGGCTCAGGAAATATAAGAATTTGATACGAGGGTTTGTCCCAACAGGTCCGAACCAGCTTTGGGTGAGCGATATTACGTATTGGAAAATCAATGGGATTTATGTTTATATAAGTTTTATAACCGATGCATTTTCTCGCAAAGTAGTAGGCTATCATGTTGCCCTTTCATTAGAAACCGTTGAAACCATAGAAGCTCTTAAAATGGCACTCAGCGAACTGATATTAGGGCCGAATATCCAGTTAAACCTAATTCATCATTCCGACAGAGGAGTTCAATATTGCTGCAATGAGTATGTAAGATTATTGAATGAAAATCACATTCAAATTAGCATGACAGAAAACGGTGATCCTTTAGAGAATGCAATTGCCGAGAGATTAAATGGAATATTAAAAGACGAATATCTTAATGACAGTCCTGTTAAATCAATATACGAAGCAAGGTTATTATTGGCCAAGTCTGTTCGTCTGTATGTAAGCATTCGCTGA
- a CDS encoding metallophosphoesterase translates to MKIGILHLSDLHIEKDNYLYKVDLIANSCDYEIKQISNLFIVISGDITRSGRKAEFDNVKLFLTALKEKIKPQKSILPINLVLVPGNHDCCYDDVKGTRKEILKCCHVDVLTEPDFYEDALVVQNNYWDFYNEMLENIPDDKVSFKKEFTPLINFKIVFHCYNSSWMSDINETYGGIVIPENKFLSNDNEELTIALFHHPLNWLSPRTKNNNKSRFEEHLINTSNIVLFGHEHDKGQSKNIFQKGNNVIFSGGKAFQKEEQKETGFGYIEIDLKNKKTRFKVHSWSSNEFIVEYEEAYELTQKVTRKFILNKDFENKLDTLKIPLKHSRKEKLLLSDIFVFPDLEPIEDKEVVQYPNSEELLYSVKSETILKTIIEGEDQSGKTTLFFVLYKKLYEAGYLPIYIRGKNLNNTDAKDIVKKAMKEQYDSNDTELFFQQPKRVLFLDNLQTVSLNTKYKAILLENLSSHFDYIFISVNNSLGSNIATEETTTLKDFNKYKLLPLGHEKRSEIIEQWFRIGENVMTIREDELLKNIQARLDEINSLLGDRLMPSYPIFILTLLQGLDAQILPHDYSQTSYAHCYQALITAGLVREGLKDELSSYFNILKELAFFLFDKKEDTFSPLDFEDFYVIYKKSFYTNHSFDKVLRLLSNANIIKFDDEYYSFSYKYIYYYLVAQKISANIDKHKVLIEELCDNIHVEKNANILIFLSHHSKAQLLIDSIIFTSELPFEDAKPITLDRADPFTEFIAEFVKGIQHDVIEERDPKQEVKKGLKRKDDQERKSNHKHHSEDLMPPEFREISQAFRTIRILGQIVKNQKGDFEKGKLEELVESAYRTGFRLVGFFADLIEKDKQLFIEAISEKLNKKSNVDIKEIEKTVLSFLQYISWRICMDSFTNLMFAVGTKGSDELFEAVSRRIDSSAAKIVTFAIKSYYGSINTNDLKQLFKDVENNYLAQSILRVYVRKHLYTNFVEKSKKDQIIRIAGFKPNAIMARKKLNP, encoded by the coding sequence ATGAAAATAGGAATTCTACATCTGAGTGATTTACATATTGAGAAAGACAATTATTTATACAAAGTTGATTTAATTGCAAATTCATGTGATTATGAAATCAAACAGATTTCGAACCTATTTATAGTTATATCAGGAGATATTACAAGATCTGGGAGAAAGGCAGAATTTGATAATGTTAAACTATTTCTTACCGCTCTAAAAGAAAAAATAAAGCCTCAAAAAAGTATTTTACCAATAAACCTTGTTCTTGTTCCTGGAAATCATGATTGCTGCTATGATGACGTTAAAGGAACAAGAAAAGAAATTCTAAAATGTTGTCATGTTGATGTATTAACTGAACCAGATTTTTACGAGGATGCACTTGTTGTACAAAATAATTACTGGGATTTCTATAATGAAATGCTTGAAAATATTCCAGACGACAAAGTATCTTTTAAGAAGGAATTTACCCCTCTCATTAATTTTAAAATTGTGTTCCATTGTTACAATAGCAGTTGGATGTCAGATATAAATGAAACGTATGGGGGAATTGTTATTCCAGAGAATAAATTTCTTTCGAACGATAATGAAGAATTAACCATTGCACTATTTCATCATCCATTAAATTGGCTTTCGCCTAGGACGAAGAATAATAATAAATCTAGGTTTGAAGAACATCTTATAAATACTTCAAACATAGTACTATTTGGTCATGAACACGACAAAGGTCAATCTAAAAATATATTTCAAAAGGGTAATAACGTCATTTTTTCAGGAGGAAAAGCATTTCAAAAAGAGGAACAAAAAGAAACCGGCTTTGGATACATTGAGATAGATCTAAAGAATAAAAAAACAAGATTTAAAGTACATTCATGGTCTTCAAATGAATTCATAGTCGAATATGAAGAGGCCTATGAACTAACTCAAAAAGTAACAAGGAAATTTATTCTAAATAAAGATTTTGAGAATAAACTAGATACTCTAAAGATACCTTTGAAGCATTCTCGGAAAGAAAAATTATTGTTATCCGATATCTTTGTTTTTCCAGATTTAGAACCTATTGAAGACAAAGAAGTAGTTCAATATCCTAATTCAGAAGAACTATTGTATTCAGTAAAAAGTGAAACTATCCTTAAAACCATTATTGAAGGAGAAGATCAATCTGGTAAAACCACATTGTTTTTTGTTCTTTACAAAAAACTATATGAAGCGGGTTATCTACCAATATACATCCGTGGTAAAAATTTAAACAATACAGACGCAAAAGACATTGTTAAGAAGGCAATGAAAGAACAATATGATAGTAATGATACCGAATTGTTTTTTCAACAACCCAAAAGAGTTTTATTTTTAGACAATCTTCAAACAGTATCTCTAAATACTAAATATAAGGCTATCTTATTAGAAAACTTAAGTTCACATTTTGATTATATTTTTATTTCCGTTAATAATTCTCTAGGTTCAAATATTGCCACTGAAGAAACCACTACCCTAAAAGATTTTAATAAGTACAAATTATTGCCATTAGGTCATGAAAAAAGGAGTGAAATAATTGAGCAATGGTTTCGAATTGGTGAGAATGTTATGACTATCAGGGAGGATGAGTTGTTGAAGAATATACAAGCACGACTAGACGAAATAAATTCATTATTAGGCGATCGCTTGATGCCATCTTATCCTATATTCATACTAACCTTACTCCAAGGTTTAGATGCCCAAATTTTGCCTCATGACTATTCCCAGACTTCATATGCCCATTGCTATCAGGCATTAATAACAGCCGGTCTTGTAAGAGAAGGCTTAAAAGATGAATTATCCAGTTATTTTAACATATTGAAAGAGTTGGCATTCTTTCTATTTGACAAAAAAGAGGATACTTTTAGTCCTTTGGACTTCGAAGATTTTTATGTCATTTATAAGAAATCATTCTATACAAATCATTCTTTTGACAAAGTACTGAGATTATTATCAAATGCTAATATTATCAAATTCGATGATGAATATTATTCATTTTCTTATAAGTACATATATTATTACTTGGTCGCTCAAAAAATTTCAGCCAACATTGACAAACACAAAGTCCTCATAGAGGAGTTGTGTGATAATATTCATGTTGAAAAAAATGCAAATATTTTAATTTTTCTTTCTCATCACAGTAAAGCACAACTCCTTATAGACAGTATTATTTTTACCAGTGAACTTCCTTTTGAAGATGCAAAACCAATAACTCTAGATCGTGCTGATCCATTTACTGAATTTATTGCCGAATTTGTTAAAGGAATACAGCACGACGTTATTGAAGAAAGAGATCCAAAGCAAGAAGTAAAAAAAGGTTTAAAAAGAAAGGATGATCAAGAAAGAAAAAGTAATCATAAACATCATTCGGAAGATCTTATGCCACCTGAATTTAGAGAAATAAGTCAAGCCTTTCGTACTATAAGGATATTAGGCCAAATTGTTAAGAACCAAAAAGGAGATTTTGAAAAAGGTAAACTTGAAGAACTTGTTGAGTCTGCGTATAGAACAGGATTCAGGCTTGTTGGATTCTTTGCTGATTTAATTGAAAAAGATAAACAATTATTTATTGAAGCAATTTCAGAGAAGCTTAATAAGAAATCTAATGTTGATATAAAAGAAATAGAAAAGACGGTTTTAAGCTTTTTGCAATATATTTCGTGGAGAATTTGTATGGATTCATTTACGAATTTAATGTTTGCCGTTGGGACAAAAGGGAGTGATGAACTTTTCGAAGCTGTTTCTAGAAGAATTGACAGTTCTGCAGCGAAAATTGTGACCTTCGCAATAAAATCTTATTATGGTTCCATTAACACAAATGATTTAAAACAGCTTTTTAAAGACGTCGAAAACAATTATTTAGCGCAAAGTATTTTACGTGTTTATGTAAGAAAACACCTCTATACAAATTTTGTAGAGAAGAGTAAAAAAGACCAAATTATTAGAATTGCTGGTTTTAAACCTAATGCCATTATGGCTAGGAAAAAATTGAATCCTTAG
- a CDS encoding porin family protein, translating into MKNHLICLSIILLYSIVAQAQFKIGVTGGMDYTKLNIHRSTANDYGIQGKTAYRVGLASELKLNDKVFLTTDLLFSKKGFQQTVDQEATGQDHLVYQVSDVDVSLNYIEMPIVPEFKLGFKKMNVLFGVGPYLAYGFGGKFEGNIHSGTTTTHFNEDFYWSKSSWNPDEDPTKVLVQSLHQSNIKRFDFGPIVRFGVEFNKLSINAEYQYGVPNLFCEWRKYESIHTQRLGLSLKYLLWAKSAKHL; encoded by the coding sequence ATGAAAAACCACCTTATTTGCTTATCGATTATTCTTTTGTATTCAATTGTTGCACAAGCACAGTTCAAAATTGGTGTAACCGGAGGTATGGACTATACCAAACTGAACATCCATCGTTCAACAGCAAACGACTACGGTATTCAAGGGAAAACCGCCTATCGCGTGGGTCTAGCATCTGAACTAAAACTGAATGATAAGGTTTTCCTCACTACCGATCTTTTATTTTCGAAAAAAGGGTTCCAGCAAACTGTTGATCAGGAAGCTACGGGACAAGATCATCTGGTTTATCAGGTTTCTGATGTCGACGTTTCGCTAAACTACATCGAAATGCCCATCGTTCCGGAGTTCAAACTAGGATTTAAAAAGATGAATGTGCTGTTTGGAGTTGGCCCCTACCTGGCTTATGGATTTGGTGGAAAATTTGAAGGAAACATCCACTCAGGAACTACAACTACTCATTTTAACGAAGATTTTTACTGGTCGAAATCAAGCTGGAACCCCGATGAAGATCCAACCAAAGTCCTCGTTCAAAGTTTACATCAATCCAATATTAAACGATTCGATTTCGGCCCGATTGTTCGGTTTGGTGTTGAATTTAATAAGCTTTCGATAAATGCCGAATACCAATACGGTGTACCCAATCTATTCTGTGAATGGCGAAAATATGAGAGCATCCACACTCAACGCCTCGGGCTATCGCTGAAATATTTGCTTTGGGCTAAAAGTGCTAAGCACCTGTAA
- the nth gene encoding endonuclease III: protein MEKKELFEYVIRYFQKEMPIAETELNYKTPYELLVAVILSAQCTDKRVNQITPDLLKRFPTPEKMAEVESDEVFDYIRSCSYPNNKAKHLVGMARMLVSDFGGVVPDDIDELQKLPGVGRKTANVIASVVFNKPAMAVDTHVFRVAARIGLSVNSKTPLETEKQLVEFFPEEILPLAHHWLILHGRYVCLARSPKCEKCGLTDVCVYFKSKAGSGSAV, encoded by the coding sequence ATGGAAAAGAAAGAATTGTTTGAATACGTGATTCGCTATTTTCAGAAAGAAATGCCCATCGCCGAAACTGAACTCAACTACAAAACCCCATACGAATTGCTTGTGGCTGTTATTTTATCGGCTCAGTGTACCGACAAGCGGGTGAATCAGATCACTCCTGATTTGTTAAAGCGGTTTCCTACTCCTGAAAAGATGGCTGAGGTTGAGTCGGATGAAGTTTTCGATTACATCCGGTCCTGTTCGTATCCAAACAACAAGGCCAAACATTTGGTTGGAATGGCTCGTATGCTGGTTTCCGATTTTGGTGGCGTTGTTCCCGACGATATTGACGAATTGCAAAAATTGCCCGGAGTGGGACGAAAAACGGCCAATGTAATAGCTTCGGTGGTTTTTAATAAACCAGCGATGGCTGTCGATACGCATGTTTTCAGAGTGGCCGCCAGGATTGGATTGAGTGTCAATTCGAAAACTCCACTGGAAACCGAAAAACAGTTGGTCGAGTTCTTTCCTGAAGAAATATTGCCATTGGCCCACCACTGGTTAATTTTGCACGGAAGATATGTTTGTCTGGCTCGTTCTCCGAAGTGTGAAAAGTGCGGATTGACTGATGTTTGTGTGTATTTTAAATCGAAAGCGGGATCAGGTTCAGCAGTTTAG
- a CDS encoding ABC-F family ATP-binding cassette domain-containing protein translates to MTPYLQAENLSKRFGDQLLFENISFTIFEQQKVALIARNGTGKTTLMEILAGNDTPEFGQITKTGDIKIGYLKQIPDLDDNQTVFEAVFQSADEMVETIRNFEDAVLHNRKEDITKYTELMESHQAWDYEFKVKQILTQLKIFNYDQRISELSGGQKKRVAMANVLINEPDLLMLDEPTNHLDLDMIEWLENYLEKTKITLFMVTHDRYFLDRVCNEILEMEGNTIYRHRGNYSYFLEKRQERMESTATSVEKAKNLLRTELEWSRRMPQARGHKAKYRMDRVDDLIVKAGQNLNENNIELSMNSSRIGNKILDLENISKSYGELCLIKNLTYKFQRGEKLGIVGKNGTGKSTFLNIVTGNLPTDSGTIEIGQTIRFGYYQQTGIDFNPGDKVIDVVNKIAEVINFDDGRKLTASQLLTTFLFPPDTQYSFVEKLSGGEKRRLYLCTILMTNPNFLILDEPTNDLDIMTLSVLEEYLRVFQGCVIIVSHDRYFMDKIVDHLFVFNGDGNIKDFPGSYTLWRNKQLEEEEQEKKLKKPEPKAPQKPAKEKERKLTFNEKKELEQLEKDIESLETEKATISEELNSGELTNAELHEKSNRFGEITDLLEEKEMRWLELSELA, encoded by the coding sequence ATGACTCCGTATTTACAGGCTGAAAATTTATCGAAGCGATTTGGCGATCAGTTACTCTTCGAAAATATTTCATTCACCATATTCGAACAGCAAAAAGTGGCTCTCATTGCACGCAATGGCACCGGAAAGACCACGCTCATGGAAATTCTGGCCGGAAACGATACTCCGGAATTCGGGCAGATTACCAAAACCGGCGACATTAAAATAGGATACCTCAAGCAAATACCCGATTTAGACGATAATCAAACGGTTTTTGAAGCGGTTTTTCAATCAGCCGATGAAATGGTGGAAACCATTCGCAATTTTGAAGATGCCGTGCTGCACAATCGGAAGGAAGACATTACCAAATATACCGAACTGATGGAAAGCCATCAGGCCTGGGACTATGAGTTTAAAGTGAAGCAAATCCTGACTCAATTAAAGATTTTTAATTACGATCAGCGTATTTCAGAACTTTCAGGTGGACAGAAAAAGCGTGTTGCAATGGCCAATGTGCTGATCAATGAACCCGATTTGCTGATGCTGGACGAACCAACCAACCACCTTGATCTGGACATGATCGAATGGCTGGAAAATTATTTGGAGAAGACCAAAATCACTCTTTTTATGGTGACTCACGACCGGTATTTTCTCGATCGGGTGTGCAACGAAATTCTGGAAATGGAAGGCAACACCATTTACCGGCACCGTGGAAATTATTCGTATTTCCTGGAAAAACGTCAGGAGCGGATGGAATCGACAGCAACGAGCGTTGAAAAGGCAAAAAACTTACTCCGCACCGAATTGGAATGGTCGCGCCGAATGCCACAGGCCCGTGGACATAAAGCAAAATACCGGATGGATCGTGTAGACGACCTGATTGTAAAAGCCGGTCAAAACCTGAACGAGAATAACATTGAACTGAGCATGAATTCGTCGCGGATTGGGAATAAAATTCTCGATCTGGAAAACATCAGCAAAAGCTACGGCGAACTGTGCCTGATTAAAAATTTAACGTACAAATTTCAGCGTGGCGAAAAATTGGGGATTGTGGGTAAAAACGGTACCGGGAAGTCAACATTCCTGAATATTGTGACCGGAAATCTTCCAACCGACAGTGGTACAATTGAGATTGGGCAAACCATTCGTTTTGGCTATTACCAGCAAACCGGAATCGATTTCAACCCTGGCGATAAAGTGATTGATGTGGTGAATAAAATTGCCGAAGTCATCAATTTCGACGACGGCAGAAAACTGACTGCTTCCCAGTTGCTGACAACCTTTCTGTTTCCTCCCGACACGCAATATTCGTTTGTCGAGAAGCTTTCAGGAGGCGAAAAACGGCGGTTGTATTTGTGTACCATCCTGATGACCAACCCGAATTTTCTGATTCTGGATGAGCCCACCAACGATTTGGACATAATGACTCTGTCTGTTCTGGAAGAATACCTTCGCGTTTTTCAGGGTTGCGTCATTATTGTTTCGCACGACCGGTATTTTATGGACAAAATTGTCGATCATTTGTTTGTATTTAACGGCGATGGAAATATAAAGGATTTTCCGGGCAGCTATACCCTTTGGCGAAACAAACAACTGGAGGAAGAAGAACAGGAAAAGAAACTGAAAAAGCCTGAACCCAAAGCCCCTCAAAAACCGGCCAAAGAGAAGGAACGGAAGTTGACTTTCAACGAGAAGAAAGAGCTGGAACAACTTGAAAAAGATATTGAATCGCTGGAAACCGAAAAAGCAACGATCAGTGAAGAACTCAATTCTGGAGAACTGACAAACGCTGAGTTGCACGAAAAATCGAACCGGTTTGGAGAAATTACAGATTTGCTTGAAGAAAAGGAAATGCGCTGGCTGGAACTGAGCGAACTGGCCTAA
- the tnpA gene encoding IS66 family insertion sequence element accessory protein TnpA, which yields MYNEKKFRAIYDEFLASGLTIRDYCANQQMNEAKFYYWQHKLKGLLPPKSGFIPVVFENGGQAQSSRVPAPVQVQSTTFSTSGARPQTISCEISYPNGVCLKLNGLPDPQILRSLLVLTRR from the coding sequence ATGTATAATGAGAAAAAATTCCGGGCCATCTATGACGAGTTTCTGGCATCGGGCCTGACCATTCGGGATTATTGCGCCAATCAACAAATGAATGAGGCTAAGTTCTATTATTGGCAACACAAGCTAAAAGGACTATTGCCACCTAAAAGTGGATTTATCCCGGTGGTTTTTGAGAATGGTGGGCAAGCCCAGTCGTCGCGGGTTCCAGCCCCGGTGCAGGTACAATCGACAACCTTTTCAACATCGGGAGCCAGACCCCAAACCATCTCCTGTGAGATTAGCTATCCGAATGGGGTGTGTTTAAAGCTGAACGGTTTGCCCGACCCACAGATATTACGGTCGCTGTTGGTTTTAACGCGCCGGTAG
- the tnpC gene encoding IS66 family transposase, whose product MTVEEEGFLQQILEERDRLFRETSRLKSQLSNFENFDSERSTYQKQIVGKDQLITEKDRAISQLDETINKLKQQIEMLQRRIWGKSSERYINEDPLQRKLDFEGLDLLPEEKELATSAKEEIEKYKTIRVIEVKEKNHPVRKPLPESLPREETHIYPQHIELENWIELAPEITEVLERESARWYVRRIIRHKYALKDKSQDVEKQIITAPMPVLPIAKSYAGASVLADIIIDKYVNHLPFYRQIQMFKQQGISIAPATINGWFQDVADLIRPTYYRLKELVLASDYIQSDETTIPIINNEKHTTIKGYIWMIRAVMDNLVFFHYDHGSRAQKVALQLFKDFQGVIQTDGYAVYDIYENKKGVLPIGCWAHARRKFEEALAEDKVRASYALEQIGLLYQVERQADQQQLSYDERADLRSRLAYPIMVAFEKWLLNEYPKVLPKGRIGKAIRYTYNIYHKLTRYHLDGRLKIDNNLGENAIRPIALGRKNWLFCGNHDAAENAAIMYSMLGCCKASEVNFREWLVYFLNNIHNYDNDYSKDLAELLPHNFKLQNQICNSSIS is encoded by the coding sequence ATGACAGTTGAAGAAGAGGGTTTTTTACAGCAAATTCTGGAAGAACGTGACCGGCTTTTTAGGGAAACTTCCAGGCTTAAAAGTCAACTTTCCAACTTTGAAAACTTCGATTCAGAAAGATCCACTTACCAAAAACAAATTGTCGGAAAAGACCAGCTGATTACCGAAAAAGATCGGGCAATCAGCCAACTGGATGAAACAATTAACAAGCTGAAACAACAGATAGAGATGCTCCAGCGAAGGATCTGGGGCAAATCCAGTGAACGGTATATCAATGAGGATCCCCTGCAACGAAAGCTCGATTTTGAGGGACTTGACCTGCTTCCGGAAGAAAAGGAACTTGCAACCAGTGCCAAAGAGGAGATCGAAAAGTACAAGACCATCCGTGTTATAGAGGTAAAGGAGAAAAACCATCCGGTACGCAAACCGCTGCCCGAAAGTCTACCGAGAGAAGAAACCCACATTTATCCACAGCACATTGAACTCGAGAATTGGATAGAACTGGCTCCGGAAATTACAGAAGTTCTGGAACGCGAATCTGCCAGATGGTATGTGCGCCGGATCATCCGCCACAAATATGCGTTGAAAGATAAAAGCCAGGATGTGGAAAAGCAAATCATTACAGCTCCCATGCCCGTACTTCCCATAGCAAAAAGCTATGCCGGGGCAAGTGTTTTGGCTGATATTATCATCGACAAATATGTGAACCATCTTCCTTTCTATCGTCAGATCCAGATGTTCAAACAACAGGGTATATCCATTGCACCTGCAACCATTAACGGCTGGTTTCAGGATGTAGCCGACCTGATCAGGCCTACTTATTACCGGTTAAAGGAGCTGGTGCTGGCTTCGGATTATATACAGAGCGATGAAACAACGATCCCGATTATAAATAACGAAAAGCACACCACGATAAAAGGATACATCTGGATGATCCGTGCGGTTATGGACAACCTGGTCTTTTTTCATTACGACCACGGTTCCCGGGCACAAAAGGTCGCACTGCAATTGTTTAAGGATTTTCAAGGCGTAATCCAGACCGATGGTTATGCCGTTTACGATATTTACGAAAACAAAAAGGGCGTTCTGCCCATTGGGTGCTGGGCTCATGCCCGGCGTAAATTTGAAGAGGCTTTGGCAGAGGACAAAGTCAGGGCTTCTTATGCGCTGGAGCAAATAGGACTGCTCTATCAGGTGGAGAGGCAAGCCGATCAGCAGCAACTCTCTTATGACGAGCGCGCCGATCTTCGTTCCCGCTTGGCTTATCCTATTATGGTAGCCTTCGAAAAATGGCTGCTAAATGAATACCCCAAAGTTTTGCCCAAAGGGCGTATCGGAAAGGCTATCCGCTACACCTATAACATTTACCACAAGTTGACCCGATACCATTTGGATGGTCGGTTGAAAATTGACAACAATCTCGGAGAAAATGCTATCCGTCCAATTGCCCTAGGCCGGAAGAATTGGTTGTTCTGTGGAAACCACGATGCAGCCGAAAATGCAGCAATCATGTATTCCATGCTGGGCTGTTGCAAGGCAAGCGAAGTAAACTTCCGCGAGTGGCTGGTATACTTTCTGAATAACATCCACAATTACGATAACGATTACAGCAAGGATCTGGCCGAATTACTTCCACACAACTTCAAACTTCAAAACCAGATTTGTAACAGTTCCATCTCCTAA
- a CDS encoding shikimate dehydrogenase family protein, translated as MKTFGLIGHRLGYSFSRNFFTEKFAEENLPEHEYVNFELDSIDEFPGIFDGDKTICGLNCTIPYKQQIMPFLDEIDAEAAQVGAVNTVKITTNDGKRHLKGFNTDVYGFENSLRPMLEEKHKKALILGTGGASKAIKHILNKLQIEFVSASIEDQLFEKEIRYNQITDELLKEYLIIIHATPIGTFPNVDKCPDIPYQSITSDHVLFDLVYNPEETLFLKKGKAQGAKTKNGLEMLHLQALRAWEIWNS; from the coding sequence ATGAAAACATTTGGATTAATCGGACACCGGCTGGGATATTCGTTCTCACGGAATTTCTTTACTGAAAAATTTGCCGAAGAAAACCTGCCCGAACATGAATATGTGAATTTCGAACTCGACAGCATCGACGAATTTCCGGGCATTTTCGACGGCGACAAAACCATCTGCGGATTAAATTGCACCATTCCGTACAAGCAACAAATCATGCCTTTTCTCGACGAAATTGATGCCGAAGCCGCACAGGTTGGAGCTGTGAATACGGTTAAAATTACCACAAACGATGGTAAGCGTCATCTGAAAGGATTCAATACCGATGTTTATGGATTTGAAAATTCGCTTCGCCCGATGCTCGAAGAAAAGCACAAAAAAGCACTGATTCTGGGAACAGGCGGCGCTTCGAAAGCCATTAAACACATCCTGAATAAGCTACAGATCGAATTTGTTTCAGCTTCAATCGAGGATCAGCTTTTCGAGAAAGAAATCAGGTACAATCAGATTACAGATGAATTGTTGAAAGAATACCTGATCATTATACACGCCACTCCAATCGGAACTTTTCCAAATGTGGACAAATGCCCCGATATTCCTTACCAGTCGATCACTTCCGACCATGTGTTGTTCGATTTGGTTTACAATCCGGAAGAAACTTTGTTCCTGAAAAAAGGAAAAGCGCAGGGAGCTAAAACCAAAAACGGACTGGAAATGCTTCACCTGCAAGCCCTGCGTGCCTGGGAGATTTGGAACAGCTAA